A region of the Campylobacter cuniculorum DSM 23162 = LMG 24588 genome:
AGAGCTTTGTTGCAATAAGCCTTTCTAAAATTTCAAATTCAACCCCTTCTACATCAAGCTTCAAAAAATAAATTTGCGAATGATGCTTTAAAATTTCATTTTCTATAAAATCAATCAAATCAATGACTTCAACCTCATAACTTTGCGTTGTTTTATCATCTTGTTTGCTTGAACAAATTCTATTTCCTTGTGAAAGCATACGATTTTCAAACATTAAAAAATTCGTTTTATATGCTTTAGAATCCACTGCTTTTTGATAAAGGATTGCATTAGGATTGTTTTTATATTTTCGATTCAAAAAATAATTCAAATAAAGATTTGGTTCAAAAACATAACTTTTACCACCACAATGCAAAATAATATCAGAAATTAACCCGCAATGTGCCCCACAATCAATACAAACAAATTCCTCTTCCCCCCCCCCATAGAGCATTCCGTAAAAAATGTCATAATATTTAGGTGGAATTTTGGCATTTTTAAGCATTAAATTAAGCTTTCCTAAACCATTTGGATCACAAATTGCTCCGGTGATAAGATTTAAAAATTCGCTTGTTTCTTCGTTATATTGCCATTCATTAAAAGCGTTAAGACTTTTAACGAGTTTTGAAACATTTGCAATTTTATTTCTATTTTGCTGATGATTTTCGATTTGATGAATCAAATTTTCTAAAGCCCCTTTTAATTGTTCTAAACTTTGTTTTTCCATATTTGCCCTCTTTCCTAAACATTTGCAAAGCGATTAACTTTTAACATAGAAAAAGCCATTAAAAGCTCTTTTATACCCTCTTCTAAACTCACATCTGCACTCCAACCCGTATTCTCAAGCTTAGCATTAGAAACAAGATAGTCTCTTTTATCAGGGTCTTCTCCGATAGGTGCACTATGGATATAAAAATCTGGTATATATTTTTTAATCGTATTTGCAAGTTCTCTTTTTGTTAAATTTGCAGAGCTAAGTCCCATATTATAGACTTGTCCTTTCATTTTTTCATAATTTTCAATGGCATGTAAAAAGCCCTTTGCCACATCACGGATATGGATATAATTTCTCCTAAAATGTTCTTCAAAAAGCACGATAAATCGGTCTTTAAATGCACGATATGTAAAATCATTAACAAGCAAGTCAAGACGCATTCTAGGACTCACGCCAAAGACTGTAGCAAGACGAAAAATAACTGCATTGCCTTTATCTAAAAGATATTTTTCGGCTTCAACTTTATCAATTCCATATTGAGAAATAGGATTTAAAGGTGAATTCTCATCACACATTGCATCTTTTTGTCCGATACCATAACCGCTATTTGTATTAGGAAATATAAAAATTTGAGAAGAGCTTGCAAAATCTCTAATCATCTTTACTGCTTCAAAATTCACCATTCGAGCTAATTTGGGATTTTTTTTACAAAGTGGAGCACCCACTAAAGCAGCCAAAGGGATGATAATATCGGCTTTTGAAACCTCTTTTTTTACTAAATTTTCATCTAGGGCATCTCCATTGATGAAATTAAAATTTTTATGAGACACACAAGAAAGAAGTGGAGTCTGATTAAACATCAAATTATCAATCACACAAACTTCATAATCCTTAGCAAGTAAAATCGGCACAAGAGTCGAACCAATATAACCTGCTCCACCGGTAATTAAAACTTTTTTTGGCATTTCATTCCTTTCAAATCGAAAGTCTTATCGATTTAAAGGAATTCTGCCTCTCTTAATCTCATTTCTCCAATGATTTAACAAATCCTTAAGCATTTGTCTCACAGGAATTTGCGGTTTCCAATCGATAAAACTCTTTATTTTTGTATTATCAAACATTTGATAGTCTGCATCAATAGGACGCAGTCTCGCTTTATCTATTTCTACCTTAATCCCCCCCCCCATATCGCTAAATTCAAGCAATATTTCTATAATTTCTGGAAGTTCAAAGGCTTCTTCTCCTGCAATATTAAACGCTTCACCCTTTGGAATTTTACCTTTTTGACTCTCTAAAGAAAGGAGATAATAAGCTCTTATCGCATCTCTACAATCTTGAAAAGTCCTTACACTTGATAAATTCCCAACTTTAATCACAGGCTCTTGATAGCCTGACTCAATCAATGCAATCTGTTTTGCGACCGTGCTTTCAAAGAAGACATCAGAACGTCTTGGTCCGCTGTGAGTCCCCATTCGCGTTATAAAAGTTCTTATTCCATAAGCCTCCGCGTAAAAGCGTCCAAGATAATCTGTGCCGATTTTACTAATGCTATAAGGGCTTGCCCCATGAAAAGGCGTTTCTTCATTAAGCTTAATGCCTGTTTTAGCACGTCCATAAACTTCGCTTGAGCTACAAACATGCACCACAGGGTCATAATCTTCACTCTGTTTTAAAATGCGAATATTTTCTAAAAGATTCGCTGTGCCGATAATATTTGTCTGCAAAGTTTCAATAGGAATATCAAAAGAAGTTTTTGGAAAAGATTGAGCGGCTAAATGAAAGACAAAATCCGGCTTATGCGTCTTAAAAAGTTTCTGAAGGCTTGAATAATCATTTAAATCCCCATAAAATATAGAAATTCTATCTTTTTTATTGATTCTATCGGTCAAATGATAGATATTATCCATGCTTTCTTGCCAACGCATTAAAGCTAAAATTTCGTAATCTGTGTTTTCAAGCAAAAAATCCGCCATTTGCGAACCTACTTGCCCTGTAAAACCTGTAATTAAAGCTTTCTCCATAAAAATTTTCCCTCTCTTGCAACACACTTTAGAGAAAAATTGTATCTTACATTTCTTTTAACTTTGCTTATATTTGATTATTTTATTGCTTGTAAAGATAATATCCCCTTGAAAAATTCCTTTTAACTCATTTTCAAAAACCACTTTTTCATAAAGAGGCATAGCCATTATAATGCACTCTATGTCTTGTAAATTCTCAATGGTAGGTTTCATAACCTTAATGCAAGAATTTTGCAAATAAGTCCCTTGCCTTCTTTCATCTTTATCGATAGCCATTTTGATTTTTTGACAATTTTTTTCGCTCAAGTAAGAAAGCAAAGAATTTGCATGACTTGCTGCTCCATACAGAGCTATATTTTGATATGCATTTAAAAAAGATTCTAATTTATCAATTTCTTGTTGAAAACATTTACCTAAATTTGCGTCAAACAAGGAGATTTGTTTTTCGAGTTTAAGCGGAATTTCACGTCTTTTAAAAAATAGTCCTATATTTTGTCCTTCATAGAGATGAAGTGTCTCTACAAGTTCGCAACCTAGATCATTTAAAATATTAATTAAGGTATTTTCTTCATAATACCCACAATGCTCATGTCTTATTTCAAAAAATCTTCTACACTCAATGATATTAAGCATATTTGGAGTTTCAATATAAATCATACCTTCAATTTCTAGCAGTTTTACCACATCTTCTAAAAATTTTCTTGGCTCACAAATATGCTCAATCAAATGCCTAAAAATAATAAAATTGATTTTATGCTTGAGCTGTTTTACAACTTTTTCATAGCTAAAAAAATCCCTTACATGCGAAACATTTTTACAATCTTTAAGCAATAAACTCGGCGTCAAAGAAGGGTCGATACTATAACAAAATGGGGAAAATTTCGCTAACTCAAATAAAATATCACAACCACCGGGTGCAATTTCTAGGTAAATAGTATCTTTTGAAGAATGCTGCTTGAATTTTTCTACTAGAAATTTCACATTTGCATTCATTGTCTTAGAAATGGCTTTTGGAGTGATATATTCTCCATGAAAATATGCTTCACTCATCTTTTGGTTATCAAAATTAATATTCCAAATATATCCACATTTGGGACATTGCATGAGTTTTATCTCTAATGCACCTTTTCCAATCCCCCCCCCCATTTTCGGTTCTCTTGAAAGTTCTCCTACAGAAACCAAAGCCTTTTTAGCTTCAAAAATTGAAATTGCTTTGACTTGTTCTACACACATGGGACAATTAACATTCATTTTATTTCCTTTCTTGCTTGTTCATACCAACAAATACAATCTTTACAGACATCAAATCCACCGCGTCCTTGTGTTAAATGGATTTGTCTTATTTCTTTAAGTTTTTTTGACTCTTGCCAAACTTCAGCAATGCTTTGAACTTGTAAATTTCCAAGAGTAACATTTCTACATTGATCAACACAACATAAAGCGACTTGACCATCGGTCTTAATCACCATAGTATTAAACAACACATAGCAAGGATTTTTACTTGCTGCGGTGAAAATATTTTCTCTATTGTATTCAAGTTGTGAAAGCCCTTTATCTTTAACCTTATCAGTTATACCTAAATTAAGGTCATCAATCTTCAAGCTATCCCCTCTTTGTTTATCCAAAATTTTTTCCCAAAAAGCAATGATTTTATCCATATCTTTTAAATAATATTGATTTTTAATTATGCTAATACGCACAGCTGTTTGAGCGTTTAGTTGATTCCTTAACATAATAAATTGTATAACATTGCCTAAAACTTCTTCAAAGGATAAACCCTTTCTGATTTTTTCATACGCAGTTTTATCCAAACCATCTATGGAAAAATTAATCCACGCTAATTTCGCAGAAAAAATTTCTCTCGCTA
Encoded here:
- a CDS encoding GDP-mannose 4,6-dehydratase, yielding MEKALITGFTGQVGSQMADFLLENTDYEILALMRWQESMDNIYHLTDRINKKDRISIFYGDLNDYSSLQKLFKTHKPDFVFHLAAQSFPKTSFDIPIETLQTNIIGTANLLENIRILKQSEDYDPVVHVCSSSEVYGRAKTGIKLNEETPFHGASPYSISKIGTDYLGRFYAEAYGIRTFITRMGTHSGPRRSDVFFESTVAKQIALIESGYQEPVIKVGNLSSVRTFQDCRDAIRAYYLLSLESQKGKIPKGEAFNIAGEEAFELPEIIEILLEFSDMGGGIKVEIDKARLRPIDADYQMFDNTKIKSFIDWKPQIPVRQMLKDLLNHWRNEIKRGRIPLNR
- a CDS encoding FkbM family methyltransferase, giving the protein MEKQSLEQLKGALENLIHQIENHQQNRNKIANVSKLVKSLNAFNEWQYNEETSEFLNLITGAICDPNGLGKLNLMLKNAKIPPKYYDIFYGMLYGGGEEEFVCIDCGAHCGLISDIILHCGGKSYVFEPNLYLNYFLNRKYKNNPNAILYQKAVDSKAYKTNFLMFENRMLSQGNRICSSKQDDKTTQSYEVEVIDLIDFIENEILKHHSQIYFLKLDVEGVEFEILERLIATKLYQKIRFIACEIHEYMFEDGETKLSSIQKQIKEQKIENIFLDWV
- a CDS encoding radical SAM/SPASM domain-containing protein, producing MFEENLSYVTQKVLEGGKCKTLQDCEKFPRFINLETINNCTARCVMCGIDEWRKNITQPYMKDELFFKIADEIIENKNSVQKVALFVGNEPFLDQNLPQRVKYLTGGGIKVSLTSNGSLMNEKIAREIFSAKLAWINFSIDGLDKTAYEKIRKGLSFEEVLGNVIQFIMLRNQLNAQTAVRISIIKNQYYLKDMDKIIAFWEKILDKQRGDSLKIDDLNLGITDKVKDKGLSQLEYNRENIFTAASKNPCYVLFNTMVIKTDGQVALCCVDQCRNVTLGNLQVQSIAEVWQESKKLKEIRQIHLTQGRGGFDVCKDCICWYEQARKEIK
- a CDS encoding NAD-dependent epimerase/dehydratase family protein, giving the protein MPKKVLITGGAGYIGSTLVPILLAKDYEVCVIDNLMFNQTPLLSCVSHKNFNFINGDALDENLVKKEVSKADIIIPLAALVGAPLCKKNPKLARMVNFEAVKMIRDFASSSQIFIFPNTNSGYGIGQKDAMCDENSPLNPISQYGIDKVEAEKYLLDKGNAVIFRLATVFGVSPRMRLDLLVNDFTYRAFKDRFIVLFEEHFRRNYIHIRDVAKGFLHAIENYEKMKGQVYNMGLSSANLTKRELANTIKKYIPDFYIHSAPIGEDPDKRDYLVSNAKLENTGWSADVSLEEGIKELLMAFSMLKVNRFANV
- a CDS encoding methyltransferase domain-containing protein, whose translation is MNVNCPMCVEQVKAISIFEAKKALVSVGELSREPKMGGGIGKGALEIKLMQCPKCGYIWNINFDNQKMSEAYFHGEYITPKAISKTMNANVKFLVEKFKQHSSKDTIYLEIAPGGCDILFELAKFSPFCYSIDPSLTPSLLLKDCKNVSHVRDFFSYEKVVKQLKHKINFIIFRHLIEHICEPRKFLEDVVKLLEIEGMIYIETPNMLNIIECRRFFEIRHEHCGYYEENTLINILNDLGCELVETLHLYEGQNIGLFFKRREIPLKLEKQISLFDANLGKCFQQEIDKLESFLNAYQNIALYGAASHANSLLSYLSEKNCQKIKMAIDKDERRQGTYLQNSCIKVMKPTIENLQDIECIIMAMPLYEKVVFENELKGIFQGDIIFTSNKIIKYKQS